One window of Candidatus Nitrospira kreftii genomic DNA carries:
- a CDS encoding hypothetical protein (conserved protein of unknown function), protein MNIQGQRDLLLLTEVERDGAVTQRSLATKLGVALGLTNLYLKRLARKGCIKITTIPSQRVRYLLTPQGFAEKSRLTYLYMQYSLSHYRDMRARLRETLSLAAQTGMKRVVIYGTGELAEMAYLSLREMHLTLVGFVDDGQQESFLSYPVWQPDILVKWEFDAVLLADIEQTIRHREVLERQRVPDAKVLVLGPSV, encoded by the coding sequence ATGAATATTCAGGGCCAACGCGATCTTCTTTTGCTCACCGAGGTCGAGCGAGACGGGGCCGTCACCCAACGATCCCTCGCGACAAAACTCGGAGTTGCGCTAGGCCTGACCAATCTCTATCTCAAGCGACTTGCCCGAAAAGGATGCATCAAAATCACCACCATCCCTTCACAGCGGGTTCGATATTTACTGACGCCGCAAGGGTTTGCCGAAAAATCGCGGCTCACGTATCTTTACATGCAATACTCCCTGTCTCACTACCGAGACATGCGGGCGCGGCTGAGAGAAACGCTCTCTCTGGCAGCACAAACCGGGATGAAGCGAGTGGTGATTTATGGAACTGGTGAGTTAGCGGAGATGGCCTATCTCTCGCTTCGCGAAATGCACTTGACGTTAGTCGGGTTCGTGGATGATGGTCAGCAGGAATCGTTTTTATCGTATCCGGTGTGGCAGCCAGATATCTTAGTCAAGTGGGAGTTCGATGCGGTGTTGTTGGCGGATATCGAACAGACCATACGGCATCGAGAGGTGCTTGAGCGCCAGCGGGTTCCTGATGCGAAAGTGCTTGTGCTAGGGCCCTCGGTCTAA
- a CDS encoding putative ADP-heptose-LPS heptosyltransferase: MNVLIVRPDGIGDVLLSLPVATQLRNFLPNVTIGFLTSPSVAPLLERHPDVDYVRTIRFTDPLNEVRHAFSQGVEAAIFLKPFRRLMWAAWLARVPIRVATGYRWYSLLANRRMYEHRSEFAKHESEYNVEMIRTLGLCPQKVTRPLLYVTNEERSTAELSWAHLPRPRVVLHPGGLSARRWQPEHYRDLAVELARTGYGVVLTGSQMEKSHFDQDVLSPGSLPAGISNRMGELSLRELMALIASAQVVVSGATGPAHMAAALNVPTVSLFDPRRNNLPVRWKPLGTGFLLRPDVPTCGKCIGKVCPYWDCLDRITIDKVVAIIDQAIKASSLTTLHI, encoded by the coding sequence ATGAATGTCTTAATCGTTCGCCCCGACGGTATCGGCGATGTTCTCTTGTCTCTCCCTGTCGCGACACAACTTAGAAACTTTCTGCCGAATGTCACAATAGGGTTCCTCACCAGCCCGTCGGTAGCGCCTCTGCTTGAGCGCCATCCGGATGTCGACTATGTCCGCACAATCCGTTTCACCGATCCCTTAAACGAAGTACGTCACGCTTTTTCACAGGGAGTGGAGGCGGCGATCTTCCTCAAACCATTCCGTCGTCTGATGTGGGCAGCCTGGCTCGCTCGAGTACCAATTCGCGTGGCCACGGGGTATCGATGGTATAGCCTGCTGGCTAATCGGCGTATGTACGAACACCGGAGTGAGTTTGCTAAACATGAATCAGAGTACAACGTAGAGATGATCCGAACCCTTGGATTGTGCCCTCAAAAAGTCACACGCCCTCTATTGTATGTCACAAATGAAGAGCGAAGCACCGCAGAATTAAGTTGGGCACACTTGCCAAGGCCCAGGGTGGTGCTCCACCCTGGGGGCCTTTCTGCGCGCCGCTGGCAGCCAGAGCATTATCGGGATTTAGCCGTTGAATTGGCACGAACTGGCTACGGTGTGGTGTTGACCGGCAGCCAAATGGAAAAGAGCCACTTTGATCAGGATGTGTTATCTCCCGGATCTCTCCCCGCCGGGATTAGTAATCGGATGGGTGAACTTTCCCTCCGTGAACTTATGGCCCTCATTGCGAGTGCTCAGGTAGTGGTTTCTGGTGCTACAGGGCCGGCGCACATGGCGGCAGCGCTCAATGTCCCCACCGTCAGCCTCTTTGATCCTCGACGAAATAATTTACCGGTTAGATGGAAACCGTTGGGGACGGGATTCTTGCTGCGACCAGATGTTCCGACCTGTGGGAAATGCATTGGGAAGGTGTGCCCATATTGGGATTGTCTTGATCGGATTACCATAGACAAGGTGGTGGCGATTATCGATCAGGCCATAAAAGCTTCCTCACTCACCACTCTCCACATTTAG